Proteins co-encoded in one Garra rufa chromosome 7, GarRuf1.0, whole genome shotgun sequence genomic window:
- the LOC141339238 gene encoding 26S proteasome non-ATPase regulatory subunit 3-like gives MKEAAAKRREKPRAEKEKEKEKEKEKEPQDVEMNEDEQRAPREQDQLTLDDIKEHVKQIEKAVQGKEPRFVLRALRALPSTSRRLNPNVLQKAVSGFFTSNAASKEFLLSFLEEPVENEGDVPFRPRTGKAAALPLIPEVEAYLQLLMVVYLTNNKRYTEAQKASDDLLQKIGSQNRRALDLVAAKCYYYHSRVYEFLDQLDVVRSFLHTRLRTATLRRDADGQATLLNLLLRNYLQYNLYDQAEKLVSKSVFPELANNNEWARYLYYTGRIKAIQLEYSEARRTLTNALRKAPQHTAVGFKQTVHKLLIVVELLLGEIPDRLQFRQPSLKRSLMPYFLLTQAVRTGNLAKFNQALDQFGEKFQADGTYTLIIRLRHNVIKTGVRMISLSYSRISLADIAQKLQLDSPEDAEFIVAKAIRDGVIEASINHEKGYVQSKETMDIYSTREPQLAFHQRISFCLDIHNMSVKAMRFPPKAYNKDLESAEERREREQQDLEFAKEMAEDDDDSFP, from the exons ATGAAAGAAGCGGCGGCCAAGAGACGCGAGAAACCCCGCgctgagaaagagaaagagaaggagAAGGAGAAAGAGAAGGAGCCTCAGGATGTGGAGATGAACGAGGACGAGCAGCGCGCACCCAGAGAACAAGACCAGCTCACTCTAGACG ATATCAAGGAGCACGTGAAGCAGATCGAGAAGGCCGTTCAGGGGAAGGAGCCGCGCTTCGTTCTGCGTGCCCTGAGAGCTCTGCCCTCCACCAGCCGCCGCCTCAATCCCAATGTCCTGCAGAAAGCCGTGTCTGGGTTCTTCACGTCCAACGCCGCCAGCAAAGAGTTCCTGCTCAGCTTCCTGGAGGAG CCGGTGGAGAATGAAGGCGATGTGCCGTTCAGGCCTCGCACTGGGAAAGCTGCCGCGCTGCCGCTCATCCCGGAGGTGGAGGCCTATCTTCAGCTGCTGATGGTGGTCTACCTCACCAACAACAAACGCTACACTGAG GCCCAGAAGGCCTCTGATGATCTGCTCCAGAAGATCGGCTCTCAGAACCGCCGGGCTCTGGACTTGGTGGCTGCCAAGTGTTATTACTACCATTCCCGCGTGTACGAGTTCCTGGACCAGCTGGACGTGGTCCGCAG TTTCCTGCACACGCGTTTGAGGACGGCTACGTTACGCCGCGACGCTGACGGCCAGGCCACGCTGCTCAACCTGCTGCTGAGGAACTACTTGCAGTACAACTTATACGACCAGGCGGAGAAACTGGTGTCCAAGTCCGTGTTCCCTGAGCTGGCCAATAACAATGAGTGGGCTCGCTATCTGTACTACACAG GGCGGATCAAGGCCATCCAGCTGGAGTATTCAGAAGCGAGGAGGACTCTGACGAACGCCCTGCGCAAAGCCCCTCAACACACAGCCGTGGGCTTCAAACAAACT gtCCATAAGCTGCTGATCGTGGTGGAGCTGCTGCTGGGGGAGATCCCAGACCGTCTGCAGTTCCGTCAGCCGTCTCTCAAGAGGTCTCTCATGCCCTACTTCCTGCTGACACAGG CGGTGAGAACTGGAAATCTTGCCAAATTTAACCAGGCGCTGGATCAGTTTGGTGAGAAGTTTCAGGCAGACGGCACCTACACGCTGATCATCCGTCTGAGACACAACGTCATCAAAACCG GGGTGAGGATGATCAGCCTGTCGTACTCCCGCATCTCTCTGGCGGACATCGCTCAGAAGCTGCAGCTGGACAGTCCTGAAGATGCAGAGTTCATCGTGGCCAAG GCCATCCGTGACGGTGTGATCGAGGCCAGTATTAACCACGAGAAAGGGTACGTTCAGTCGAAAGAGACCATGGACATCTACAGCACTCGAGAGCCTCAGCTGGCCTTCCACCAGCGCATCTCCTTCTGTCTGGACATCCACAACATGTCCGTCAAG GCCATGAGGTTTCCACCAAAGGCGTACAACAAGGATCTGGAGTCGGCTGAG GAGAGAAGAGAGCGAGAGCAGCAGGATCTGGAGTTTGCTAAAGAGATGGCAGAAGATGATGATGATAGTTTCCCATGA